The proteins below are encoded in one region of Silene latifolia isolate original U9 population chromosome 2, ASM4854445v1, whole genome shotgun sequence:
- the LOC141641897 gene encoding F-box protein CPR1-like yields MIQSPSFISKPLKQQYNNPLHDDCLIAIYEYKASNTFYFEAIQIWFSERYKVITYAKLDDNPPYNHNVCGPCDGLYYLWSEHVLGNDRGLWNPALNEYKALPLIDTEKLNTPYNLALYNWDSCGFGFDPVTQDYKVVLIKFFTFDGDLVLSLPPCVLVYSLRTNSWKYVMDLPKFYNLFNNGSDVIVNTSLYWLASEDQNTDNAEVIIVFDLATNKCRDIQLPEHRTKITIQRNDGCDYECLMVYHGDIAYVTVDDVNNCFDVWALKAGCWAKKLTMGLVVEVQEPLGQWRDGLLVFQGQSGTTLILCNLDTQQTWVLTGLPLDSDRRCGFVCPYQESLVSLHDVTTWIYKQDKCNLLYTS; encoded by the coding sequence ATGATCCAAAGTCCGAGTTTCATATCCAAGCCTCTTAAGCAGCAGTATAACAACCCTTTACATGATGATTGCCTCATTGCAATATATGAGTATAAGGCATCCAATACCTTTTATTTCGAGGCGATCCAAATTTGGTTTAGCGAGAGGTATAAAGTCATTACATATGCTAAATTAGATGATAATCCACCATATAATCATAATGTATGTGGTCCTTGTGACGGATTATATTATCTATGGTCCGAGCATGTTTTGGGAAATGACCGAGGCCTATGGAACCCGGCTTTGAATGAGTACAAGGCATTACCTCTCATTGATACCGAGAAACTTAATACTCCATACAATCTAGCATTATATAATTGGGATAGTTGCGGGTTTGGGTTTGATCCAGTGACGCAAGACTATAAAGTTGTATTAATCAAGTTTTTTACTTTTGACGGTGATTTGGTATTGAGTCTCCCTCCTTGTGTGTTGGTCTACTCATTAAGGACTAATTCTTGGAAATATGTCATGGATTTGCCTAAATTTTATAACTTGTTTAACAATGGTTCGGATGTAATTGTAAATACAAGTTTGTATTGGCTTGCATCCGAGGATCAAAACACTGATAATGCTGAAGTGATCATTGTTTTCGACTTGGCCACCAATAAATGTCGAGACATTCAATTGCCAGAGCATCGAACCAAAATTACAATTCAGAGGAATGATGGTTGTGATTATGAGTGTCTCATGGTATATCACGGCGATATAGCTTATGTTACGGTTGATGATGTCAACAATTGTTTTGATGTATGGGCGTTGAAGGCGGGTTGTTGGGCGAAGAAACTAACGATGGGGCTCGTTGTTGAGGTCCAAGAGCCACTTGGTCAATGGCGGGATGGTTTGCTAGTGTTTCAAGGACAGAGTGGTACTACACTAATCTTATGCAACCTTGATACACAACAAACTTGGGTACTAACTGGACTTCCACTTGATTCTGATCGTCGATGTGGGTTCGTTTGTCCGTACCAGGAAAGCCTCGTTTCGCTTCATGATGTAACAACTTGGATTTATAAACAAGATAAGTGTAATTTACTTTATACGTCATGA